The following proteins come from a genomic window of Winogradskyella sp. PC-19:
- a CDS encoding arsenosugar biosynthesis-associated peroxidase-like protein produces the protein MSKTYYDPADLRKFGKITEWSEDLGNKFFEYYGKVFEEGALTAREKSLIALAVAHTEQCPYCIDAYTKDGLQRGVTKEEMMEAIHVGAAIKSGATLVHGVQMMNKVNKLDG, from the coding sequence ATGTCTAAAACATATTATGACCCAGCAGACTTAAGAAAATTTGGGAAAATTACCGAATGGAGTGAGGATTTAGGAAATAAATTCTTTGAATACTACGGAAAAGTATTTGAAGAAGGCGCACTTACCGCTCGAGAAAAGTCTTTAATAGCTTTAGCTGTTGCACATACAGAACAATGCCCTTATTGCATTGACGCCTATACCAAAGACGGTCTACAACGTGGCGTAACCAAAGAAGAAATGATGGAAGCCATACATGTTGGGGCTGCTATAAAAAGTGGTGCTACATTAGTACATGGTGTGCAGATGATGAATAAAGTAAATAAGTTAGATGGGTAA
- the arsM gene encoding arsenosugar biosynthesis arsenite methyltransferase ArsM → MSYLEATNDLYKEAALTPDVGLCCTTNPIWELPGLKIPRIMQEMNYGCGSTVNARDLTNDPKMLYVGVGGGMELLQFSYFNRQKGGVIGVDVVDEMLEASRKNFIEAEAQNDWFKSEFVDLKKGDALNLPVEDNSIDVAAQNCLFNIFKAEDLKRAIDEMYRVLKPHGRLVMSDPTCEQPMNDTLRNDDRLRALCLSGSLPIAEYVKALTDAGFGTIEIRARKPYRILDPKNYPTDELIYIESIEVAAIKDPMPEDGPCIFTGKAAIYYGSDDFFDDKKGHILLKNQPIAICDKTAGALADLGRDDIFISESTYHYDGGGCC, encoded by the coding sequence ATGAGCTACTTAGAAGCAACAAACGATTTATATAAAGAAGCAGCATTAACACCAGATGTAGGCCTATGCTGTACAACAAACCCTATTTGGGAATTACCAGGATTAAAGATACCAAGAATCATGCAGGAGATGAATTACGGATGCGGAAGTACTGTAAATGCTCGTGATTTGACCAACGACCCTAAAATGCTTTATGTTGGTGTTGGTGGCGGCATGGAATTGTTACAGTTCTCATATTTTAATCGCCAAAAAGGAGGCGTAATAGGTGTTGATGTCGTAGACGAAATGCTAGAAGCGTCTCGTAAAAATTTTATTGAAGCCGAGGCTCAAAACGATTGGTTTAAAAGTGAATTTGTAGATCTTAAAAAAGGAGATGCACTAAACTTACCAGTTGAAGACAACTCTATTGATGTAGCAGCACAAAATTGTCTATTTAATATTTTTAAAGCTGAAGATTTAAAACGCGCCATTGATGAAATGTATCGTGTTTTAAAGCCTCATGGACGTTTAGTAATGAGTGACCCGACATGTGAGCAACCAATGAACGACACACTAAGAAATGATGATAGGTTAAGAGCATTATGCCTTAGCGGAAGTTTGCCTATTGCAGAATATGTAAAAGCATTAACAGACGCAGGTTTTGGGACAATCGAAATAAGAGCAAGAAAGCCTTACCGTATTCTTGACCCTAAGAATTACCCAACTGATGAGTTAATTTATATTGAGTCGATTGAAGTTGCTGCTATTAAAGACCCAATGCCAGAAGATGGTCCATGTATTTTTACAGGAAAAGCTGCAATTTATTATGGTAGCGACGATTTTTTTGATGACAAAAAAGGACATATTCTTTTAAAAAATCAGCCTATCGCTATTTGTGATAAAACAGCAGGAGCATTAGCTGATTTAGGGCGAGACGATATATTTATTAGCGAATCTACATACCATTACGATGGTGGCGGATGTTGCTAA
- a CDS encoding T9SS type A sorting domain-containing protein, producing MKKQLLFLAVTFMASFQFTQAQCSRSGSFVQSDPMYSISGDANITFTTSGDKDVIFESNFATVQGADLRVYISKTDDIATPGSDAIQISGQLENDAGGFGGPGTAPITGMMTFSIPPSTTLADFDFIVIQCIAINERWGHVALGANTGADCASLSINENTLNSLALYPNPSKGNVTLQSSTNEDAQISVYNMLGKQVYKTVQSLNSDIDLNNLKTGIYLVRIEAEGKQTTKRLIIE from the coding sequence ATGAAAAAACAACTACTTTTTTTAGCCGTAACTTTTATGGCTTCTTTTCAATTTACACAAGCTCAATGCTCACGAAGCGGCAGTTTTGTTCAGAGTGATCCAATGTATAGTATCAGTGGAGATGCTAATATTACATTTACGACTTCAGGTGATAAAGACGTTATTTTCGAAAGCAATTTTGCTACAGTACAAGGCGCAGATTTAAGAGTTTACATCTCTAAAACTGATGACATTGCGACGCCTGGTTCTGATGCTATTCAGATATCTGGTCAATTAGAAAACGATGCTGGTGGTTTTGGTGGACCTGGAACAGCACCTATAACGGGTATGATGACTTTTTCTATACCACCATCAACTACATTAGCCGACTTTGATTTTATTGTTATACAGTGTATTGCTATAAATGAACGTTGGGGACATGTTGCCCTTGGCGCAAATACTGGAGCTGATTGTGCGAGTCTAAGTATTAACGAAAATACTTTGAATAGTCTAGCTCTATATCCAAATCCTTCAAAAGGAAATGTAACACTACAATCATCGACAAATGAAGACGCTCAAATCTCAGTTTATAACATGCTAGGTAAACAGGTTTATAAAACAGTTCAGTCTTTAAATTCTGACATTGATTTAAATAATCTTAAAACTGGAATTTATCTCGTAAGAATTGAAGCTGAAGGCAAGCAAACAACAAAACGATTAATTATAGAATAA
- a CDS encoding TIGR04282 family arsenosugar biosynthesis glycosyltransferase, producing the protein MTDCALIIFTRNPELGKCKTRLAKSVGDVEALKIYKHLLQHTANVSKKVDAERFVFYSENIQQNDIWDNAFFNKKLQYGDDLGERMENAFQTLFSEGFKKVIIIGSDLLDLKEEIIQNAYKKLKENDAVIGPAEDGGYYLLGMKNLNKNVFKNKNWGTETVLKKTKKDFFEQSLYVLETLNDIDYLEDLKPYKEFNYLFKN; encoded by the coding sequence ATGACTGATTGTGCCTTGATTATTTTTACACGAAACCCAGAACTTGGTAAATGCAAAACTAGATTAGCAAAATCAGTTGGTGATGTAGAAGCTTTAAAAATCTACAAACATCTACTACAGCATACTGCAAATGTTTCCAAAAAAGTAGATGCAGAGCGATTTGTATTTTACTCTGAAAATATTCAGCAAAACGATATTTGGGACAATGCTTTTTTCAATAAAAAATTACAATATGGAGATGACCTTGGCGAACGCATGGAGAATGCTTTTCAAACTTTATTTTCTGAAGGTTTTAAAAAAGTAATTATTATTGGCAGTGACTTACTAGACTTAAAAGAAGAAATTATACAAAACGCCTACAAAAAACTAAAAGAAAATGACGCTGTCATTGGTCCAGCAGAAGATGGTGGCTACTACCTTTTAGGTATGAAAAATCTGAATAAAAACGTCTTTAAAAATAAGAATTGGGGTACAGAGACAGTTTTAAAAAAAACAAAAAAAGATTTTTTTGAGCAATCTCTGTATGTTTTAGAAACTTTAAACGACATAGACTATTTAGAGGACTTAAAACCCTATAAAGAGTTTAACTATTTGTTTAAAAACTAA
- a CDS encoding purine-nucleoside phosphorylase, producing the protein MTKYITESTEYLKSKGFDKPEVGIILGTGLGQLINEIEVIAEASYNHIPNFPTATVEFHKGKLIYGILADKKVVVMQGRFHVYEGYTLQDVAFPVRIMEKLGIKTLLVSNAAGAVNLDFKKGEIMLIDDHINLQGSSPLAFKGVEKLGERFTDMSAPYDLEINSKIEAIAKTNGIKLHKGVYASVVGPQLETRAEYRMLKIIGSDAVGMSTVPEVIVANHLNLKVAAVSVLTDECDPDNLKPVDIAEIIAMAGKAEPNMITLFKELIKTL; encoded by the coding sequence ATGACAAAATATATAACAGAAAGTACAGAATACCTTAAAAGCAAAGGCTTTGACAAACCCGAAGTCGGGATTATACTTGGTACAGGTTTAGGACAGCTTATTAATGAAATAGAAGTTATTGCAGAAGCTAGTTATAATCATATCCCAAATTTCCCAACAGCAACGGTTGAGTTTCATAAAGGCAAACTGATTTATGGAATTTTAGCTGATAAAAAAGTAGTGGTTATGCAAGGCCGCTTTCATGTATATGAAGGTTATACATTACAAGATGTAGCTTTTCCGGTTCGTATTATGGAAAAACTAGGTATCAAAACACTTTTAGTTTCAAATGCAGCAGGTGCAGTAAATCTAGATTTCAAAAAAGGTGAAATCATGCTTATCGACGACCATATTAACTTGCAAGGCAGTTCGCCACTAGCATTTAAAGGTGTAGAAAAACTAGGTGAGCGTTTTACTGATATGAGTGCGCCTTACGATTTAGAAATCAATTCAAAAATTGAAGCAATTGCAAAAACAAATGGTATTAAATTACACAAAGGTGTTTATGCATCTGTGGTTGGCCCACAGTTAGAAACACGTGCAGAATATCGAATGTTAAAAATTATTGGCTCGGACGCAGTTGGTATGAGTACAGTACCCGAAGTTATTGTTGCAAATCATCTAAATTTAAAAGTTGCTGCCGTTTCTGTTTTAACCGACGAATGTGACCCAGATAATTTAAAACCTGTAGATATTGCCGAAATTATTGCAATGGCTGGCAAAGCAGAACCAAATATGATTACCTTATTTAAAGAATTAATAAAAACGTTATAA
- the arsS gene encoding arsenosugar biosynthesis radical SAM (seleno)protein ArsS (Some members of this family are selenoproteins.), with product MGKLKTQSLQKRHSDLANTNKQLEILSNGIFANGELPTFKNKISETNQFPLKANTLEILQINVGYMCNQVCEHCHVDAGPDRKEIMTQETMQQILDVIKTTGAHTLDLTGGAPEMNPNFRWFVEEASKIGIKDFIVRSNLTIIRANKKYYDLPEFFKKHNIHVVSSMPHWTRGKTDKQRGEGVFDMSIKALQELNAVGYGMPDSDLKLDLVYNPSGAFLPGDQMAMEKDFKKALMEDFGIQFHNLFAITNLPIARFLDYLIASENYEDYMYSLVEAYNPAAVQNVMCTNTLSVSWDGYLFDCDFNQMLELPVNSKAKHISEYKTELLEGRNIVISQHCYGCTAGAGSSCQGVVA from the coding sequence ATGGGTAAATTAAAAACGCAATCGCTACAAAAAAGACATAGTGATTTAGCGAATACAAATAAACAACTAGAGATTTTATCAAATGGTATTTTTGCAAATGGTGAATTACCAACATTTAAGAATAAAATTTCAGAAACAAATCAGTTTCCGCTTAAAGCTAATACCTTAGAAATTCTACAGATTAACGTAGGCTATATGTGCAATCAAGTTTGCGAGCATTGTCACGTTGATGCAGGTCCTGACCGGAAGGAAATAATGACACAAGAGACCATGCAACAGATTTTGGATGTGATTAAAACAACTGGTGCACACACACTAGATTTAACAGGTGGAGCTCCAGAAATGAATCCAAATTTCAGATGGTTTGTAGAAGAAGCTTCAAAGATTGGTATCAAAGATTTTATTGTACGCTCTAACCTTACCATTATTAGAGCCAATAAAAAATATTACGATTTACCCGAGTTTTTCAAAAAACATAATATTCATGTGGTAAGTTCCATGCCGCACTGGACAAGAGGAAAAACAGATAAGCAACGTGGTGAAGGTGTTTTTGACATGTCAATAAAAGCGCTGCAAGAACTAAATGCTGTTGGTTACGGAATGCCTGATAGTGACTTAAAACTCGATTTAGTTTATAATCCTAGTGGCGCATTTTTACCTGGTGACCAAATGGCAATGGAAAAAGACTTCAAGAAAGCCTTGATGGAAGATTTTGGTATTCAATTTCATAATCTTTTTGCTATTACAAATTTACCAATTGCACGTTTCCTAGATTATTTAATTGCTTCAGAAAATTATGAAGACTATATGTATTCCTTAGTCGAAGCATATAATCCTGCTGCTGTTCAAAATGTGATGTGCACAAACACATTATCGGTTAGTTGGGATGGATACTTATTTGATTGTGATTTTAACCAGATGTTAGAATTACCAGTAAATAGTAAAGCAAAGCATATATCTGAATATAAAACAGAACTACTTGAAGGCAGAAATATAGTAATCTCTCAACACTGCTATGGTTGTACAGCAGGAGCAGGAAGTAGCTGTCAAGGCGTTGTTGCATAA
- a CDS encoding DUF962 domain-containing protein, whose amino-acid sequence MRKTDSLLSEYGESHQTTFNKRVHYICVPAIFLSLIGLLACIPTGGFLVDQTPTWIEPYLHFGTVVIILGLLYYLRLSFTLFIGMLLFSALVLYIIHIIEYSEIAPLWAIMVGIFVIAWIVQFVGHNHEGKKPSFLKDVQFLMIGPAWTMSHLFEAIGVKF is encoded by the coding sequence ATGCGAAAAACAGATAGCCTTTTATCTGAATATGGCGAGAGTCACCAAACAACTTTTAATAAGCGTGTTCATTACATTTGTGTTCCTGCTATTTTTCTAAGTCTAATAGGTTTGTTGGCTTGTATACCAACTGGAGGGTTTTTGGTGGATCAAACACCAACTTGGATTGAACCTTATTTACATTTTGGAACTGTGGTAATTATTTTGGGGCTATTGTATTATTTACGTTTATCGTTCACGCTTTTTATAGGTATGTTATTATTTTCAGCATTGGTTTTGTACATTATACACATTATAGAATATTCTGAGATTGCACCTCTTTGGGCCATTATGGTTGGTATTTTTGTTATAGCATGGATAGTTCAATTTGTTGGTCATAATCATGAAGGTAAAAAACCTTCGTTTTTAAAGGATGTCCAATTTTTGATGATTGGTCCGGCTTGGACTATGAGTCATTTATTTGAGGCAATAGGTGTAAAATTTTAA
- a CDS encoding rhodanese-like domain-containing protein, with product MKQNLFYIFIFISTLGFTQDDLNKLLKENNQQTIPYISVQELAMPKTQAILLDARETNEYVVSHLKNAICIGYDNFDIKKVTDTITDKNKEIVVYCSLGIRSEDIAEKLKKEGYTNVRNLYGGIFEWKNNNFKVYNDREKITDSIHAFSEEWSKWVKKGIKVYPKN from the coding sequence ATGAAACAGAACTTGTTTTACATATTCATTTTTATTTCAACTTTAGGTTTTACCCAAGACGATTTAAACAAATTATTGAAGGAAAATAATCAGCAAACCATTCCATATATTTCTGTACAGGAGTTGGCAATGCCAAAAACTCAAGCCATTCTGTTAGACGCTAGAGAAACTAACGAATATGTTGTTAGTCATCTAAAGAATGCTATTTGTATCGGTTATGATAATTTTGATATAAAAAAAGTAACGGATACTATAACCGATAAAAACAAAGAAATCGTGGTTTATTGCTCATTAGGTATTAGATCTGAAGATATTGCTGAAAAACTTAAAAAAGAAGGCTACACAAACGTTAGAAATCTTTATGGCGGAATTTTTGAATGGAAAAACAACAACTTTAAAGTCTATAACGATAGAGAAAAAATAACCGATAGTATTCATGCTTTTTCTGAAGAATGGAGTAAATGGGTAAAAAAAGGAATTAAGGTTTATCCCAAAAACTAA